The Citrifermentans bemidjiense Bem genome window below encodes:
- the glgA gene encoding glycogen synthase GlgA: MKILFVASEVTPFAKTGGLADVASALPKTLKSLGHDIRIMMPFYSIVERGGMAVRKGRKSASVMVDGVEKKGFLRQASLGEIPVYLIENKEYFSREELYGTPSGDYPDNSERFSFFCRCVLELLKKMDFRPDIIHCHDWQTALIPHYLKHERKNDPFFSRTGIIFTIHNLAYQGLFPKEELQSMGLSKECFTIDGLEFYGKVNLLKGGILSADVVTTVSEAYCREIQTPEMGCGLHGVLQTRKDDLVGILNGLDYEEWNPAMDKEIMKNYSHASLSGKMVDKIGLQRLVGLPSSPEIPLFGMVSRMVAQKGFDLIAELLPLMAKAPMQLVLLGNGEERYLKAFNDIKAAGARNIAFTSGFDHALAPKIYAGADMFLMPSFFEPCGLGQLIAMRYGTVPVVRRTGGLADSVFDALDNDKTPNGFVFEEYTAEALWDAMNRAITAYKDKVSWKKLMRRGMSSDYSWQHSVHKYLELYKRAVLRRGGEA, encoded by the coding sequence CATACGCATCATGATGCCCTTTTACTCCATAGTCGAGCGCGGCGGTATGGCGGTGCGCAAGGGGCGCAAAAGCGCTTCGGTCATGGTTGACGGTGTCGAGAAAAAGGGTTTCCTGCGCCAGGCCTCCTTGGGGGAGATACCGGTCTACCTGATCGAGAACAAGGAGTATTTCTCCCGCGAGGAGCTTTACGGGACTCCGAGCGGCGACTATCCGGACAACTCGGAGCGTTTCTCCTTCTTCTGCCGCTGCGTCCTCGAGCTGCTCAAGAAGATGGACTTCCGCCCCGACATCATACACTGCCACGACTGGCAGACCGCGCTGATCCCGCACTACCTGAAGCACGAAAGGAAGAACGACCCCTTCTTCTCCAGGACGGGAATCATCTTCACCATCCACAACCTGGCCTACCAAGGGCTCTTCCCTAAGGAGGAACTCCAGTCGATGGGGCTTTCCAAGGAGTGCTTCACCATCGACGGGCTGGAGTTCTACGGCAAGGTCAACCTCCTCAAAGGCGGGATACTGAGCGCGGACGTGGTAACCACGGTCTCCGAAGCCTACTGCCGCGAGATCCAGACCCCGGAGATGGGATGCGGACTGCACGGGGTGCTGCAGACCCGCAAGGACGACCTAGTCGGGATTCTGAACGGGTTGGACTATGAGGAGTGGAACCCCGCCATGGACAAGGAGATCATGAAGAATTACAGTCATGCCTCCCTTTCCGGCAAGATGGTGGACAAGATTGGGCTGCAAAGGCTGGTGGGGCTCCCCAGTTCCCCGGAAATCCCGCTTTTCGGCATGGTGTCGCGTATGGTCGCCCAGAAGGGGTTTGACCTGATTGCCGAGTTGCTTCCCCTCATGGCCAAGGCCCCGATGCAACTGGTCCTACTGGGTAACGGCGAGGAGCGCTACCTCAAGGCATTCAACGACATCAAGGCAGCCGGGGCCCGCAACATCGCCTTCACCAGCGGCTTCGACCATGCCTTGGCGCCCAAGATCTACGCCGGCGCCGACATGTTCTTGATGCCCTCCTTCTTCGAGCCTTGCGGCCTTGGGCAGCTGATCGCCATGCGCTATGGGACCGTCCCGGTGGTGCGCCGGACTGGAGGGCTCGCCGACAGCGTCTTCGATGCGCTCGACAACGACAAGACCCCCAACGGGTTCGTCTTCGAGGAGTACACGGCCGAGGCACTCTGGGACGCGATGAATCGCGCCATAACCGCCTACAAGGACAAAGTCTCCTGGAAAAAGCTGATGCGCCGGGGCATGAGCAGTGACTATTCGTGGCAGCACTCGGTGCACAAATACCTGGAGCTCTACAAGAGGGCTGTGCTGCGCAGAGGGGGGGAGGCGTGA
- the pgeF gene encoding peptidoglycan editing factor PgeF, which translates to MEMQKAGKIQYLKPALGAGGVVAGFTTRHEGVSRPPYNSLNLGSNTLDSSHNVEGNRSLLARSLGSTLDRFLTVSQVHGTDLLVIDAPNPELSHFLKLECDGIVTNQPGIMIAICVADCVPILLHDPVQRVVAALHAGWQGTVANIVGKGVEAMTTLFGCDRKDIRAALGPHISGCCYEVDQPVRDAFKKAGAAWDLAAKEQGDGKWLLDLGEANRLLLKDAGLRADQIQSSDLCVSCNQELFFSYRRDGGDTGRQVGFIMLEA; encoded by the coding sequence ATGGAAATGCAAAAAGCAGGAAAGATCCAATACCTGAAACCCGCCCTCGGCGCAGGCGGAGTCGTAGCCGGCTTCACCACCCGCCACGAGGGTGTTTCCCGCCCGCCATACAACTCGCTGAACCTGGGGAGCAACACCCTCGATTCCTCCCACAACGTGGAAGGAAACCGCAGCCTCCTGGCCCGAAGCCTCGGCTCAACCCTGGACCGATTCCTGACCGTGAGCCAGGTGCACGGCACGGACCTCCTGGTGATCGACGCCCCCAACCCGGAGCTGTCCCACTTCCTGAAGCTCGAATGCGACGGCATCGTCACCAATCAGCCGGGGATCATGATCGCCATCTGCGTGGCCGACTGCGTGCCGATCCTTCTGCACGACCCGGTGCAGCGCGTAGTGGCCGCCCTGCACGCGGGATGGCAGGGGACGGTGGCCAACATCGTCGGCAAAGGGGTCGAGGCGATGACCACCCTCTTTGGCTGCGACCGCAAAGACATACGCGCTGCCCTCGGCCCGCACATCTCCGGCTGCTGCTACGAGGTGGACCAGCCGGTCCGCGACGCCTTTAAAAAGGCCGGCGCCGCCTGGGATCTGGCGGCCAAGGAGCAGGGAGACGGCAAATGGCTTCTGGACCTGGGAGAGGCGAACCGGCTCTTGCTCAAGGACGCCGGGCTTCGCGCCGACCAGATCCAGTCCAGCGACCTCTGCGTAAGCTGCAACCAGGAGCTCTTCTTCTCCTACCGCCGCGACGGCGGGGATACCGGCAGACAGGTCGGGTTCATCATGCTGGAGGCATAG